TGCGATTTATTCCATCCCATCAGTTTCCCGCCATATCCCTCGACGTCAACGAATTGGTGATCGCCAGCGCCGCCCGTCTCCAGGGTATGGCCCACAAGGCCGGGGTCAAGCTGGTGGTGGAGAACGATCCTGCAGGTTGCCGCACCAGGGCCGTAGCCGAGGAGTTCGGCGGCATCATCGACGCGTTGGTGAAAAACGCCGTAGAGGCCTCGCCAACTGGGGGCTCCGTCACCCTCGCCGCTGGGCGTCAGGGCCAGTTTTGTTTGATCACGGTGCGCGACAAAGGGCAGGGCGTCTCTCCGGAACATATGGATAAAATTTTTCTACCCTTTTTCAGCACAAAGCCGGGAGGCCATGGTTTGACCCTGGCCTCGACCAAAAAATTCCTCAAGGATATCGGCGGGGATATGACCGTAGAGAGCGAGCCCGGAAAGGGGGCCGCCTTCCACATGGTTATTCCCAGGGAACGGGAAGGCGACGATCCCCTCGGAGGGTTTGGGCCTAGCCTCTCCCGCAAGGCCTCTTCCAAGGGGTGAGAAATATGGTCCTTCAAAAACTTGGCCCTGCCAACGCCGGAGACGAGGGCTTTCCCTTTGTCGCGACAACGGTGCCGACTCGATGGGCCATCAGGCACGTCACTTCTTCTGGTTTTATCCTCGATTCAGGTCTATTGTCGAAATAAGGCAAACCCGCCGGAAGCCCATCTGTCCAGCCTGACATGATAAGCATGCAGAATCGTTCGGGAGACAAGCATGAGCGAGGATGAAACAAAACACCTATTTGAAGAAGGGACCATCATAAACGGCAAATGGACGATCCTGGATCACATCGCAACCGGCGGCAAGGGCGAGGTCTATCTTGCCAAACAGCGAGACCTGGATCGTCGGGTGGCCCTGAAGATTATATCTCGGGCCTTTCTGAAGAGCCTGGCTGACGACGAGGCTGAAATGGCGGTGGAGCTGGAACGGTTTCGACGGGAAGTTCAGGTCATGGCCCGGCTGCGTCACCCCAATATCCTCCAGGTGTTTGACTACGACCAGGTGGAGATCGATGGTTCTCCTCTGAACTATCTCGTCATGGAATACGTGCCCGGTCCCACCCTGGCCCTGACCATGCCCGAAGATGGCCTTGGGAGCGACGCGGAGACTCTCAAGAACTGGATACGACAATATTTCCTGCCCGTCTGCAACGGTATGG
The nucleotide sequence above comes from Desulfovibrio sp. TomC. Encoded proteins:
- a CDS encoding ATP-binding protein — encoded protein: MNVKALILVGLVVVVSALHYGVGGSHPALHLLHREFYFIPILLAGFWFGLRVALLTSLTITVLYLPPVLAGKMLHDTPSTVVAQLAMFNVVALLMGLLEDRRAREQERLLGAEKMALLGRAAAAIGLEVKDVVVALRRLVREGGGFRNPGVEPDVLGEIDRLDHLLYALVRFIPSHQFPAISLDVNELVIASAARLQGMAHKAGVKLVVENDPAGCRTRAVAEEFGGIIDALVKNAVEASPTGGSVTLAAGRQGQFCLITVRDKGQGVSPEHMDKIFLPFFSTKPGGHGLTLASTKKFLKDIGGDMTVESEPGKGAAFHMVIPREREGDDPLGGFGPSLSRKASSKG